The genomic window CTTCTAGACAGCAAACCCAGGTCGTGTTtctgtctccccccgcccctccccgccccatgGAAGGAGGGTCCAGCCCGCCGGGTCCCTGGAGCCCCGGGAAGACCAAGACCGGGGCTCGCCCACCTGCCCCCGTGCTCCCGGCACCCCAGGCCCTCCCTTCTCTGGGTGCTGAAGCTGCCGCTGCCCCGTGCATTCAGCCACCGCGCCCCTCGACGGCAAGGACAGAAGTCCAGCCGCCCTGCCGGCAAGCTCACTCCCGCTCCGCCATCTGTCTCTGACCTGCTGTCCCCGTGGCTGTCCCCGGGGCTCACAAGCCATCCCCTCATGTCGGCCGCCTCCTTGGAGTGTGAGACACAGACAGCCCTCACCACCATGGGAGAGGGACCCacggcagggcggggggggggggggggggggggggggcggggggcggaagAGCAAGAGCTCAGACCCGGTGTCCCTCTGCTCCGGTAGCAGCATAGACCACTGCCGGCTGTACCCGGATGGGCATGCGCACTGGTCACAGCACGGCAGCACCGCCGCGTGTCACGTGCACCCCGCCGTCGTCTCAGGAACCCTCACCTGCTCATCCACAGCTCACCCAGCCCTGCAAGACCCCTGACCCCCACGTGGGGTCCAGTGGCCGCAAGCATGTGTGAAGCGCCCACACCCAAGAACCTCATGAAGCTCTCCAGCCCCGAGTGGGCTGCCGCCCACGGGGACTCAGGCACCCCCCACGCCCCAACACGGCCGCCCACAGGAACTGACGCCTCCGGAACCGACACTTGTTGAGACGCACCGGCTCTCAGCTGCCCCAAGGGGCAACAAAGAGGCCCAGAGCCCTGGGTCCCTCGGGGGAGGGGGTTGTGTGAACCACGGATGGGAACTTGGGGGAGTGACACCCAAGAGAATTGCCATTTATTCCCGAAGTTGCCAAAATTATCACCAAGGATTCACCAAGGGGTGCGCATAGGGACGAGGAGGCTCAAACACTGATTGAGGGGCCAGTCAggagttgggagggaggggaatgggTGGGGGACCCCCAGCTGTCCCTCCCCTTTCTAATGCCACAGGAAAGGGGTCCTCCTCCGGCCagcacccctccccatcccccatgtCACGTCCAGTTTCTCTccggggaggtggggtgggggacatggAAGAGGGTGTAGTGTGAGTGGGCCCCAGGAGGGgagggtgctggggtgggggcaggggccccCCGCTTCACATGCACTCACAACACTGGTCTCCCAGGGAGCAGAAATGGGGGAAGCCGGGCCAGGCCAAATCCCCCTCCCTCCTGGATTATAGGAGGAAGGGGTTagtgttgggggctggggggcctgggggcatCATGGGGGGCAGGCCAGGGCCCCCACCAAGGGGAGAGATGTATGTCGGTGGTGCTCCGGGGACCGGGGGCACAGGGCTGAGCCGGAGCTGGTTCAGGGTGAGCGTCGCAGGGGGCGCGGGCTGGAAGGGGTTGGTGATGGAGGGGCCGGTGGTCGGGGCTCctacagggagagaagagaagaggagacagcAGAGCAGAGTCAGGGGCCTGCCCAGGTAGGAGGTCAACGGGTGGGATCCGTCCGGGAGGCTGGCACTCACCGCTTGGCAGGAAGGGGTTGGAGGCCTTGGCTCCTGGCGGCGTGGGGCCCGGCCGGCTCACCAGTGAGTCGAGGTCCACGAGGGCTGCATTAGGCCCCAGGAATGACTCTGGCGTCTTCCGCGTGggcggcggcggggtgggggcaaCCGCCGGCGGGGGGCTCCCCACAGCCTCGGCCAGAGAGCCTCCGACCCCACTCATGTCGAACGCCCCGGGACTGCGTGCGGGTACCTCTCCAGCGAGCAGCTCCAGCTCCCCTACAAGGAGCCAGAGAGGGGTCAGGGGAGGGCGGGCAGCGGGGGCCTCAAACCGGGAGGCCCAGCCCAGCACCAAGCCAGGGGGACCCACTCAGGGAACTCCGGCGGACAGTCTCCAGGGCAGAAAACTACCGAGGGACGTTCACACAATCCCACAAAACCCCACTGGCTCCAGCATCCGTCCCCAACAAAAACATCACGGCGGAGAAGCACAATGGCCCCGCAGACAGGAGAGCATCTGTGAGCCTGACTGCTTGTTTCTGAGATCCGAGAATCCCCCCTGCTGCTGGGAAATGCACGAAAtcggcagggagagaggaaaacagacccGGGAAGGTAGCAAACCACGGACGGACGGGGGACTGGACTATAACCTCAGGGGGcccaaggggagggagggatccCTGGTGCCCGGCCTGCCCAGTCAGTCCCAAGAATTCCTGCTTCTGCTTCCCGGGTCCGCTTCAGGCCACTGGCGCAGGGAGACGCATCGGCGCCTCCCGGGGACAGGCTCAGTGCCCTCCCAACACCTCGCACAGACGGGATGTTCTCCAGACACAAGCCAGTCCAGTCCGTGCCGGGAAGGGAGGGACACAAGAGCCAGGACGCCCAAACGCAAGGTACCCCAAAGACGGGACGCCAGGTGGGGAAGGCGCTGGGCGCTGAGGCACCAGCGGCCAGGCCAGGGGGGCGGGCCCCCGCAGTCACCACACTGCTGGTAATGCAGGACACAGCCGGCCGGGCCCCCAGAAACACCAGAGGAACATTCCAGGGACACAGAAGTCAGAGTTCGGAATCTAGGGAAGCTGCAAAAACACAGTTCCTTATGCTACTTCTGCAGCTCTTCGGAGTATGAAATTATTCAAAACCAAGATCAAACTTTCTTTTGAAGACGTTCAGGATCAGTTATAACTGCAATGAGAGGGTCTGGGTGCCGGCCCACCCAGCCCAGAGGGTGGCTCACCCGTGCTGCTCCCGGAGGTCGGCAGGGCTGAACGCAGGCGGTCAAAGTCCGAGAACTCATCTGGCTCCGCGTCAAACCCGACGGCTGTGGGGGTCCAGGATGCCCACTCagctccccatggggacccacctcccactccccagcccccggCGCTCCAGAGACCAGACACCCCCAAGCTCCCCCGCACACCCGCCACACCCTTGGGCCCCGTCAGCCTGACCCCAGCACCCACCCAGTACCTGTGGTGCCATTGGTGCTGGGCTTGGCAGGTGACCCTCCCCAGGGGTCCGAGAAGGccggggctggagcccagggatCAGAGGCTGGGGGTCCGCCTACCGGAGCCCCACCTGAGTGAGGAAGGAGGTATGTACGCGGCTGCTGGGTGGATGGTTTACCTCTGAGAACCTGTGCCCACTCCCTCCAGCCTCAGTTCTAGGCCCGCACCTCCCCAAAGCCTCGCCCTGCCCTGCCGTGTCCTGGGACGCAGCTGGGCACCCCAGCGTGGGCCCACCCCCAGCCTTTCCTGCCTCGTCCCCACGAATGAGCCATGGCTACACACGCTGTGGGGCCTCTGCCCACGCGTCCCTCCTCGGCCGTGAGGCCTCTGGGAAGCCCCCAAAGAGCTCCCCAGCTGGGTAAGGCGGTATGGCTCACCCAGACCTGCCCAAACCCCATGGCTCCCTTGAGACCCCCCAGGGCGTCCAGCCCCGTCCCAGCCCTCCTGCACCCAGCCTCACCAGCCACCCACCCTGGTTCCACTGCAGCAACCTCTCTACCCCGCGCCCCTTGGCACCCCGCCACGGTCCTGCAGGCTCCCTCACGCCCACTCCTCTGGGCTGTTCTATCTGACCCCCACAGCCACCCACTGTACTGCATCTGTCCCAATCCCTAAGGCATGCCTGGGATCACACACTGGATGTGGGGCCAGAGCAGGCAGGCAGCCAGCACTCACCATCAGAGCTCCCCCACGGGTCAGGCGTGGGCCCCTCTCCAGCTGCAGGGGCCTGGGTCCCACCCCAAGGGTCAACCGGGGGCCCTGCAGGGGCAGCAGGCCTCCAAGGGTCCCCGGAGGCTGGTGTAGGGGCCGGACCACCCCAGGGATCAGCAGCTGGAGGGACGGGGGCCCCTCCCCAAGGGTCCGACGTGGGGGCAGTCATGGGTGCAGCCTGGGGGCCTCCCCAGGGGTCCGTGGCTGGTGGTGGAGCCGGGGCCGTGAAGACGTCAGCAAGATCCATGAGGGAGGACTGCAGGgtacagaggaaagaaagcataTGAGGCCCGAGCAGGCTGAGCCTGGGGACTCCAGGGGTCCGGGAGgagggccctggggtgggggggggtggggggggaacggctgcagagcaagagagaagcaagagCCAGGTGCTGTGGCCATGAGACTGAAGAAGGCAgtctccccatctcccacccactacACCCCTGCTGTCCGCCACCCCCACCACTCAGCCCTCCCCAGTTCCCGCCAGAACAAGGAAAGCGACCAGAGCCCAGAGgagcccaccccagccctgcccatgGGAGGCCCACTGGGGTCGCCCACTGAGTGTCAGGTGATTATGGGTCACCCTGAACAGTCCTGGCCTCAAGCCCAGCACACGTCCCAGGTCACCTGGAGCATGCTCCGGGCTtccagggctgtgtgtgtgtgtgtgtgtgtgtgtgtgtgtgtgtgtacgcgctcACAGGTGCTCACCCATAGCCCTGGAAGCCTGGAGCACCTGtgagcatgcacacgtgcacgcacacacacacacaccacacacacgcacgcactctCACACAACGACCCTGTGTCCCAAGAGCACACGCCTCTCTGGACAAGGAGGTGCCCCACCTCCCACAGGACAGCAGGCACAGGCCTGGCGCCCCCTTCCTCCAGGCTCTCGAGAGGTGGGGCATCAGGGAGACCCTCCGGCTGAGGctagc from Panthera tigris isolate Pti1 chromosome E2, P.tigris_Pti1_mat1.1, whole genome shotgun sequence includes these protein-coding regions:
- the EPN1 gene encoding epsin-1 is translated as MSTSSLRRQMKNIVHNYSEAEIKVREATSNDPWGPSSSLMSEIADLTYNVVAFSEIMSMIWKRLNDHGKNWRHVYKAMTLMEYLIKTGSERVSQQCKENMYAVQTLKDFQYVDRDGKDQGVNVREKAKQLVALLRDEDRLREERAHALKTKEKLAQTATASSAAVGSGPPPEAEQAWPQSSGEEELQLQLALAMSKEEADQPPSCGPEDDVQLQLALSLSREEHDKEERIRRGDDLRLQMAIEESRRETGGQEESSLMDLADVFTAPAPPPATDPWGGPQAAPMTAPTSDPWGGAPVPPAADPWGGPAPTPASGDPWRPAAPAGPPVDPWGGTQAPAAGEGPTPDPWGSSDGGAPVGGPPASDPWAPAPAFSDPWGGSPAKPSTNGTTAVGFDAEPDEFSDFDRLRSALPTSGSSTGELELLAGEVPARSPGAFDMSGVGGSLAEAVGSPPPAVAPTPPPPTRKTPESFLGPNAALVDLDSLVSRPGPTPPGAKASNPFLPSGAPTTGPSITNPFQPAPPATLTLNQLRLSPVPPVPGAPPTYISPLGGGPGLPPMMPPGPPAPNTNPFLL